A segment of the Desulfitobacterium dehalogenans ATCC 51507 genome:
ATCGGCTTGACCCTGGAGGATTTCACCCGGACCGTGGTTCTGCCTCAGGGAAAGTTCAGCGAATTTCTAAGGCTGGAGGGAAGAGACCGGAGAGAGATGCTGGAGAGGCTGTTTAATCTGCAAAAATACGGCGATGAACTGTCCTCCCGCTTAGCTACAAGAATCCGGCAAGAGCTAGACAAAGCCAATATCCTGGAAGGTCAGCTCAAATCCTATGAAGAGTGCAGTGAAGAGCTTCTTGAAGAGAAGAACAAGGAATTAGCCTCCCTTAAGGAACAGCTGGCCCAATCCCGGGAAGAATTAAAAAAGGCGGAAGAGGACTTTAACCATGGGAAAGAAGTGTGGGAGCTGCAAGGGGAATTGAACCGACAGGAAGCTCAAAAGGCTGACCTTAAAAAAGCGGAAGCCGAGATGAAGGAAAGCGAAGTCAAAGCAACACTTGGTGAACGGTCCCTGCGGGTTAAGCCTTATCTGGATCAATATGAAGATACTTTGGGGAAAATCGCAACAACCCAGGAACAAGTGGCCCAATTGGAAAAGGACACTGCAGCTTTAGCCTTGAAGAAAAAAGAAGCTGAGACCCAGTTGGAACAAGCGGGAACTCAAAAAGACAAAGAGCTCCCTGCTTTAAGGCTGCGTGAACAGAATGCAGCCGACGCCATCGAGGAAAAAAAGAAACTGGAGAACCTCATCCAGGAAAAGGGCTCTCTTCAAGAGAATATTGGCCGGCTTGAAAAAGAGCGGGAAGAAAAACAGGGCCGGATCAATAAAGGTGAAGAGTTTATTGCCAAGGTCAATGCCGATATTCAGGATCAAGAGCAAAGGGCGGAAACATTAACGATCGGCCAGGAGTTTAAGCGGAAGATCAATGAAGCCCTTCTCACCCTCAGCCGCTGGGAAGAGGCCGGACAACAGGTCATTAGCTTAGGGGAAGAGGTCAAAACCATCAAAGAACAGCTTCAGGAGGCTCAGGACAAGGGACTGGAATATTCGCAAGAGCTGGATGCCAAGACAGAGATACTCCAAGGAGTTACTTTAACCCTTCAGAATTTAATAGAAGCTTGCCCAGGAGACTCGGAGACCCTGGTTGCCCTGCAGGAAAAGCTCAATCAGGTTAAGGACCAATGGGCTAAACATCATGAGTATTCTGCCGCGATCAGTCAGGGTGAAAAGGATATCCAGGGCCTCTTGCCCAAGCTAAGTACCGCCCAAGAGAAAAAAGCTCAGTTGGTACAGGAAATCACCGAGCTGGAGAACGCTCTTAAGAAAGTGGAAAGGGAAAACCTGGCCTATACATTGCGTTCTGCCTTGATTGAGGGAGAAGCTTGCCCGGTGTGCGGGTCAACCCACCATCAGCTTGAGGCGGTGAATACTTTTGATACTTTAAATACCGAGGAGATCCAAGCTGCCTTAAGGGAAAGCAAAGATCAGGATCAAACCTTGTATCAGGAGATCATCAAGACCCAGGAGCAGATCAAGACCCTAGAGAACACCCTGAAAGAGGTGAGAGAAAAGGCTGCAGCCATGGGAGAAGAGTACAAGGCCTATGATCCTGATGCTATGCAGAAGGAATTTGAGGCATTAAGGGAAGGAATATCCGGATATACGGCTCAAAAAGGCCATCTGGAAGCAGAAATCAACCGGCTGACCCAAGAGAAAAACCAGTTGGCTATAAAACTAAATGAACAAAACACCCTTAAAACAGAAAAGACAGCCCAATTGGAGAGCCGGGAGAAGAACCTTGAGCTGGCAAAATCTAAAGTTGAAGCTTATGAGCAGGAACTGGCTGCCCTTAAGGCTGAGCTGGGTATCCAGGACATTAAGCATGAGCATCAGGAGATCACCGTAAAGGAAAAGGAGAAGGCCGGACTGGAGAGTGAGCTTAAAGTATTAAGAGAAACTTTAAAAAAAGCTCAAGCCAGGAAAGAATGTCTCAGCACAGAACTGTCCGCCCTCAAAGAATCCTTGAAGGAAAGCCTGGGGACCCTCAAAGAGAAAGAGAGCTTTATCCAGGACAAGCAGACTGCCATAAAAGCCAAAGTGGGTGAGATCGAGAATTTAGAAGCCTATCAAAAGGAGATCACAGAAAAAATAACCCGGATTGAACAAGCCTACACCCAGGCGGAAACAAGGAAAAACGAGACAGAAAAGCAGTACAACGAGTGTTATATCCGCCTGCAATCGGCTCACAACAGCCGGCAAGGCCTGATGGAAAGGAGCCAAAAAGATAAGGAATCCCTGGATAAGGTTTTTCAGGAGGAGCAGATCAAGGATAGTGAGGAAGCGAAGAGCCATCTGTTGGATAAAACTGAGATCGAGAAACTCAAAAGGAAGGTCAAGGACTACCAGGATTCCTTAATACAGCTCCTTGGGGCTATCGGGAACCTGCAGACAAAGCTTGGGGCCAGAAGCTTGAGCGCCGAACAATGGGAGCAGATTCAAAGGGCCAGGGAAGAAAAAGATACCCTCTTCAAAACACTGGAGGAAAGTAAGATTACGATCGAAACCCATGTAAAAACCATGAAGGAGAATTTGATCAAGAAAAAAGACCTTCTTAAGACTCAAGCTGAGCTGGAACGTCAACTGGGCCTTTTGCGGGATCTGGAGAAATTATTCAGAGGGAAGCGATTCGTTGAATTTGTAGCGGCCCACCAACTGAAATACGTCTCCATTGAAGCCGGTAAGCGACTCAAAGAGATTACCGGAGGAAACTATGGCCTGGAAGTGGATCCAAACGGAAAATTCCTGATCCGGGATTATAAGAACGGCGGAGCTCAACGGGATGCCAGTACCTTATCCGGAGGGGAGACCTTTCTGGCCTCCTTATCCCTGGCCCTGGCCCTATCCGCACAAATTCAGCTCAAGGGAACGGCACCCCTGGAGTTATTCTTTCTGGATGAGGGCTTCGGAACCCTGGATGACAACCTCCTGGAGGTGGTGATGGATTCTTTGGAAAGGCTCCATCATGACCGGTTATCCGTGGGCATCATCAGCCATGTGGAATCGATTAAGAACAGAGTGCCGGTTAAGCTCATGGTTACCCCGGCCCAAGCTGGGATGGGAGGGAGCAAGGTTGCCATCGAAGTCAGTTGAATAGAATAATATCATGCGGCCATAGGCCCCCAATGAGAGGTAAACAGTAAAAAACATGGACGTGAAAAGGCGGAACAACAAGAAAAAGCCTGAGTAGCGAAAGGAATGCTTACTTTGACACGTCTAAAGGGGGGTACTCTTGTATCTCATGAAATGGAGGATAGCATGAAAAATAAGCTGAGTATTTTTGCTCTCTGCGCAGCCCTTTTAATGAGCGGATGCGGCATCAGCACGACGGCTTCCGGCGGCAATGCCCAACCCGACCATAAGGTTAATCCTACGCAAACAGTAGTCAATCTGGAAAGGGTTCATATGAATAGCCTTGCGACATCGCAATACCCCTATACTGTACAGGAGTTTGATGTTGGCACAGGCACCTATGTATCCCCTGCAGGCAAAAAGATGCCTTATCACCTCAATGGTATAATCGGTGTTCCTGAGGGCTCGGGACCCTTCCCTCTGGTGCTCATTACCCACGGCTCTCATTCAAATGATAACGAAAACCTTCGCTTTGACACAGGTTATCGCTATTTGGTTGAGGCCCTGGCCGAACAGGGTTTTGTAGCGGTATCCATGGATATGAGCAAAGCTTATACCTGGAAATATGGTGATAATGATGATCGCGAAAAATCCCAGTATCTGGCGGCGGAGCATTTAAAGAGTTTGATGCAGGCAGAAAAGGGTGAGCCAAAGGGCTATCCTGTGGAGCTTGCTGGAAAAATTGACTTTGGCAAGATTGGCTTAATCGGACACTCCCGAGGTGGTGAAACTATTTTTGACATTGCCGAGGATATGCAAAATGAAGGAACGCCGGCCCGCGCACTGCTCTGCATTGCACCGACCTTCCTGTTTGCCGACCGTACCTGGCCGGACGCCCAAGTCGCTCTGATTATTCCCGAGTACGATGGTGATGTGATTGGACTGGACGGTTTTGCTCTGTACGACGTACTGGGTGAGAAGACACAAGGAGAACACCTGGCGGTCTATCTCAAAGGAGCCAATCATAATTATTTTAACAGTAACATTCAGCGCAATGATGGGGGGATGCTGGCTTCAACCATGGATCTCTCGGATCAGCTGGCTCGAGAGGAGCAGGAAGCGTTCTTACAAGCATTTGCGGCGGATTTCTTTTACCTCACCCTGCAAAAGGAGGCATCACTTTTACCTCCTGATAAAGCTCAGCCCGAGACAATGTTCGGCAGGAAGGCCTCGGTGCTCTACAGAAACGCTCAGAGCAGGGTGTTGTTGGCGGCTGGGGATACAGCCGGCTATACCACAGAAAACCTGCAGGCAGAAACAAAGAAAGATGCCTGGTATTTTAAGCAAGACGAGCTATTGGTGGACACCATCACCTTCGGAGAGGGAGCGCAGCAATCCCGACAGCTTTTGAAGCTGGGTTGGGCGGACGCTCCCGGGGTTTTTCAACTAGCCCCATCAGTGACGGACTGGAAGGAATATGCCGCATTGGCTCTCGATCTTGTGGTTGATGCCGCGGATGAAAAGAATAGACATCAGGAATATCAGCGCTTTGCAGTACGCATCACCGACGCTCAGGGCAATACGGCCAGAGTAAATCTACCCGATCAATTACAGACACTTATGAGAGCACAAGGGGAGCTTGATTTCACACCGGTTTTTGAAGAGAAAATTTACTTTTGGTCGGTTAAGACACCGCTGGCAAGCCTGATACTCCCCCTATCTTCTTTTGAGGGTGTAAATCTCGCCGAAGTTAAATCCTTAGATCTATTGTTTGAAGATACCCCCGCAGGCTCCCTCCTGATCGAGTCGGTACGGCTACAGTAGTATCTCGTTTTAACTGAGCAGGCGATGCCTTTTTGGCGTGGGGCCGGGCTGCTTTAACGAGCGGCAGCAGATGGATTATCGATACATCTGTGGGACAGTAGTTGTTCCGCAGGTGTTTTTTATACCCTGATGGAACAACCAACTTTTGAAGATGGAGTGCCATAAGAGAAATCTTACACGTCGAAAGGCGAAATGGAGGATTCTTTTATGACAAACAGGCTCATAAGTATGGCGGGACTCACCGCCGACGAAGCCAAGGAGCTTCAGGAGCAATTCGGTAAAAACGAGTTGACCCCACCAAGGAAGGAGAGCTTTCTCAGAAAGACGCTTCATATTATCTGTGAACCGATGTTTTTACTGCTGCTGGTGGCGGCAGCCATCTACTTTGTGCTGGGCGAGCCAAGGGACGGCATGATCATGCTTACCTTCGTGGTGGGCATGATCAGCATCAACGTGATTCAGGAATGGAAAACTGACAAAACACTGAACGCCATGAAAGAACTATCCGCACCGCATGTTACGGTCATCCGGGACGGAAAGGAACAGACCATTGTCAGCGCCGACCTCGTTCCCGGGGATCTCATGATGATTTGCGAAGGGGTGAAGATTCCTGCAGACGGCGTGGTGGTCAAATGTGCCGACCTGTGCGTAGATGAATCTTCCCTCACCGGCGAGGCCGAGGGTGTGTGGAAAGTGACGGGGGAAAATGCGGAACCTTCAGTCGATTACTGGAGGAAAGACTACTGCTACGCCGGCACTCTGGTCATCCAGGGCACGGCCATTGTGCGGGTGGAAAAGATTGGCGCATCCACGGAATACGGTAAAATTGGCAAAAACGTAGCCGCCGCACCACAGGAGGAAACTCCCCTCCAGAAGCAGACCGGCAAGCTGGTCAGGACCTGTGCGGTCATCGCAGGTATCCTGTTCGTATTGGTCGGCGTATTCACTTGGTTTAATATCCCGGACCATGACTTTATGGACCGGCTGGTGGAAAGCATTCTGTCCGGCGTGACGCTGGCCATGGCTATGATTCCGGAGGAATTTCCCGTCATCCTCACCGTATTCCTCTCCATGGGTGCGTGGCGGCTGGCAAAAAAGCATTCCCTTGTGCGCAAGCTCCCCAGCGTGAAGACGCTGGGCGCGGTGTCGGTACTATGTGTGGATAAGACCGGTACCATTACTATGAACCAGATGACCGTTCAGGATATTTGGGTCGCTTTCGGAGACGAACAGAATCTGGTGGAGATCATGGGGCTGGGCTGCGAGACCGATACCTATGATCCCTTGGAGAAGGCGATGCTTGCCTATTGCGAGGCTCACGGTATATCCCGGGAGCACCTCTTTGAAGAAAGCGGCTTTCTTACAGAGTATGCCTTTACCAACGAACTGAAAATGATGGGTCATGTCTGGCGACATGACGGCGAAATCCTGATTGCCGCCAAGGGCAGTCCTGAGCGCATCTTTACTGTTTGCGATCTGACCGATGAACAGCGTGGGGAGGCGGAACGCAGAAATCTGGAGCTTTCCGGCCAGGGCCTAAGAGTTATCGCCATCGCTACGGCCAAGCTGGCTGGCGAAGCAGCGATTCCGGCTTCCATTACCGACTGCCGCCTGACCCTGCTGGGGCTGGTGGGCCTTGCTGATCCGCCGCGTGAGGGAGTGAAGGAGGACATCGCCGTCTGTAACCGGGCAGGCATCCGTGTAGTAATGATTACTGGGGACAACGGTATCACCGCCTCGGCTATCGCTAAAAAATCGGTTGGCCTCACGGCGACGACATCATCACCGGCGATAGGCTTAACGCCATGAGCGACGAGGAGCTGCGGGAGGCCGTCAAGACTTCTTCCATCTTCTCCCGCGTTGTGCCAGAACACAAAATGCGTATCGTCAAGGCATTCAAGGAAAACGGTGAAATCGTGGCCATGACCGGCGACGGCGTCAACGATGCGCCCGCCCTCAAGCACGCCGATATTGGTATCGCCATGGGCAAGCGGGGCAGCCAAGTGAGCCGCGAGGCCGCCGACCTTATCCTGCTTGACGATAACTTCACCACTATTGTAGAGACCGTGAAGGACGGGCGCCGCATCTATGACAATATCCGCAAAGCGGTGGGTTACGGCTTTACCATCCATATTCCGATTGCCCTCGCATCCCTACTGGCCCCATTCCTCGGTATCGCCCCTGCTGCGCTATTACTCCTGCCGTTCCATGTGGTACTGCTGGAAGTTCTCATTGATCCCACCTGCTCCATCGTACTGGAGCGCCAGCCTGCCGAAACCGATATCATGGAACGCCGCCCCCGCGACCCGAAAGCCAAGCTGCTCACCGGCGGTTTGCTGGGCAAAAGCGTACTGCAAGGCTTGGCCGTGTTCGCAGCCTCATTTGGTGCATATCTCACGGTGCTGGCGGGCAACCCCGACAATGCTCCCGCGGCCCGCTCCATGGGGCTTGCCATTGTCATGCTGGCGAATTTGTTCTTGGTACAGGTTAACAGCTCTGACCACGACTTCGCATTCCAGTCTCTCCGCCGCCTTGCCAAAGACGGAGTGATGTGGGCGGTCAACATCGGCACACTGGTGTTGCTGGGCCTTATCCTTTACACGCCGCTCTCCGGTATTTTAAAGCTTGTTGCGTTACCCATGCCCTCGCTGCTGACTGCTTTGGGTCTGGCCGCTGTGTCGGTCTTGTGGTACGAGCTGGTAAAGCTGGTGAATAAACTAACCAAACGGGGGAATATTCCCCATAATACAGAAGGAGCTCAGCCGACTTAAGTCAGGTTATACCAAAGGATTCGAAATCACACACGCAGGTTTGAATCCTGCCCTCTCCGGCAACAAGAAAAGGCATAATTTCCCCTAAAGGGGAATTATGCCTTTTTTTTATTATAGGCTGATGCTCCTGGTCACCGGCCAGGCAGATTCGGCTTAGGATATACCCTTTTTCGACTGAAGGTTTCCGTAATAACACCGGAGAAAATCAACCCAAAGGCAATGGAGCCGGCGATGAGAAGGGTGATGGTGCCTAAACGGACTCCTTCCGTATAATTGTTTTCAATAAATTGCCGGATAGTATCATAGGCCATCCCTCCGGGAACCAGAGGAATGATGCCGGAGATGCTAAAGACCGTAACCGGCATTTTGTACCGTCGCGCAAGGATTTGACTGACGGTAGCGACACTGAAGGCGGCAAACAAAGTGGCGGTGATGATATTTATTTTCATATTCACCGTAAGGGTTACAAAGATAGCCCAGCCCAGCATCCCCACGAGGCCGCCGGTGAGGAGACTTTTACGAGGAACATTAAACAATACTCCAAAAGCCATGGTGGCAAAAAAACTTGCATAAAGTGCGGTCCAATTCATAAATGCGACTCCTTCCTATAACAAGGTAAAAGGGACAGGTTTATTGTCCCCCATTTTCCTACATTAGCACAGCTAAAACCACCGCTACTCCAGTACCGATGGCAAAGGCTGTTAAGAAAGCTTCAGTTCCACGGGCAAGTCCTGCGACAAGATCCCCGGCCATCAGATCACGGACAGCATTCGTGATGATCACACCGGGCACTAAAGGCATGACCGATCCAATAATGACTTTGTCGATCTGAATATCAATACCGAGATAATAGAAAAAATAAGCAATAAAGCCGATGGTAAAGGCAGCAAAGATTTCGGAGAAGAACTTTACGGCAATGCGGCGATTGGATTTGGCATAGAGTAAAAACCCCAATCCACCAGCCGCCACTGAGGGCAAGAAGTCAATTATGGTTCCTCCGAAGGCCAGACTGAAAAAGCCGCTGGCCAGAGCTGCCGCGATGAGCTGCAGCCAGAAGGGGTAAAGAAAGCCGGATTTTTCGATAGTTAAAAGAGCGTCATAGGCCTGCTGAATGGTAAGCTCCTTCTCGCTTAATTTGCGGGAGATTTCATTGACACTGACGATTTTATTCAAATCAATTTGACGCTCATAGATTCTCAGAAACTTAGTCTGCTCCTGATCCCTCTCCTGGCCCTGAAGGGATAAGAAAATTCCTGTGGGTGTAACATAGCTATGAGCTTCAGGAACCGCACAAGTACGGGCAATACGGTTCATGGTATCTTCGATCCGATAGATCTCCGCCCCGCTTTGCAGCATGATTTTACCGGCCAGAAGGCAGACCTCCATGATTTCCCCAATGGTTGAGTTCACTTGATTTCCTCCTATGTAGAAGCGGCGAATTCATGTTGAACCATGGATTAGCTGCTCTATGAATTCCATACACTTTGGATTAAGGAATTTATTCCATACAATGATAGCACAAATTCAAGAGAACCTACAAAATAGAATAGTGATTAATCAGTAAGTATAAAAATGAACAACTTAGTGAAGGTGAGCGTAAGTGGTAAAGAGTGACTAAAAAAAATAAAATACTTAAAAAAGCAATTGAATTATTATGCATATAAATGTATAATTATTAAAACGATAATGAGGAGGTATCGGTGTGAAAGTAGGAATTATCGGAGCCACAGGGTATACAGGTCAAGAGCTGGCGCGTTTACTCCAAAATCACCCTGAAATAGAATTAGCATACTTAGGCTCCTCCAGTAATAGCGGAGCAGTCTATGAGGAGATGTTCCCACAGTTTTCAGGGTTAAGGTCTAGTCAAGGTATGGGGTCAGGGTTAGGAACAGGGAAGCTGGATAATGAGCAGGTGCCGGACTTGGATGTTTTGTTCTGCGCCCTTCCTCATGGACTTACAGCAGACCGAACTGCCCAATGGCTGAACCGAGGCATTAAAGTCATCGATTTGGGAGCAGATTTTCGCCTCAAGGATGCAACAGTTTATGAAAATTGGTATAAAGTAAAGCATCCTGCTAAAGAGCTGATTCCTGGAGCAGTCTATGGTCTTCCGGAATTGTATCGGGATAAAATTGTGGGAAAAGCCCTCATAGCCAACCCCGGCTGCTATCCCACAGCCACCCTCTTAGCTTTGGCTCCACTACTCCAAAAAGGGCTGCTGCAGAAAGATGGACTGATTATCGATGCCAAATCCGGAGTTTCCGGAGCGGGACGTGGTGTTACTTTGGGAAACCATTTCAGTGAAGTCAATGAGAATTTTAAAGCCTACGGAGTAGCCAGCCATCGCCACACACCGGAGATTGAGCAGCAATTAACGGAGGCAGCAGGGTCAGAACTCCTGGTTAATTTTACCCCCCATCTAGTGCCTATGACTCGGGGAATCCTTGCCACCATCTATGCCCAGGTTACACCCGGCGTCACAGAGGCTGACCTTAAAGTCTGCTGGCAGGAGCAGTATGAGGGAGAGGAGTTTGTGCATATTCTTCCGGAGGGAATCTGGCCACAAACAAAATTCGCTTCAGGAAGCAATCATAGTTTTCTCCAGCTTAAAGTGGATTCACGGACCGGGCGGGCTATCCTGATCTCCTCACTGGATAATTTGGTCAAAGGGGCCTCTGGGCAGGCCATTCAAAATATGAATCTGATCTGCGGACTGCCGGAGAATATGGGGCTTAAAATGAGAGGACTTTGGCCATAAATAAGTTCATTCATTCAGTTTGGACCTATTAAATAATAAAGGTAGTGAGTTAAATGGATAAAACAACTCAAAGTACAGAAAGCATATGCGAATCCCAACCCAAGTGGTCCTGGATTCAGGGAGGGATTGCCGCTCCTCAGGGATTCCGGGCAGCGGGAGTCAAGGCGGGGGTTAAATATCCGAATAAATACGATGTGGCCTTGGTTTATTCCGAGGCACCGGCTCAAGCTGCGGGAGTGTTTACCCGCAATAAGGTGAAAGCTCATCCCTTGCTTCTGACCAAAAAACATTTGGAGAATGGCGTGGCTCAGGCTATGGTGGCTAACAGCGGTAACGCCAATGCCTGTGTGGGAAAACCGGGAGATGAGGCCGCCTGGGCTATGGCTGTGAAGACTGCAGAAGTACTGGGAATTGCCGCCGAAGATGTGCTTGTGGCTTCCACCGGGGTCATCGGTGCGGAATTGCCTGTAGAGCGTGTTACCAAAGGGATCGGGGCGGCCTCTCTGGAGATCTCAAAGAAAATATCCCCAGAGGAAGCGCTGCAGAATTCCCATCAGGCAGCGTTGGCCATTATGACCACCGACACCGTAGTTAAAGAGGCAGCTTGTGAATTGCTCACAGAGAATGGAAAAGTCCGCCTGGGAGCTATGGCTAAAGGCTCCGGAATGATCCATCCCAATATGGGTACTATGCTGGGCTTTATCACCACGGATGCTACAATTCCTGCCCCCGATCTGCAGGAACTCTTAAGTGAAGCGGTAGAAGAAAGTTTTAATATGGTGACAGTGGATGGGGATACCAGCACTAACGATATGGTATTGGTTCTTGCCAACGGAAAGTCGGGGATCACCTTAAATTCCGGAGAGTGGGCGGAGTTTCGCCGGATGTTTTTGGCCGTATGCAAGAAGCTGGCTCAGGACATCGCCCGG
Coding sequences within it:
- a CDS encoding SbcC/MukB-like Walker B domain-containing protein, which codes for MRPIKLKIKGLNSFIDTQEIDFSRLTSKGLFGIFGPTGSGKSTILDGITLALYGAVARGSTNYMNTNCESLQVSYEFQIAEKDTQKYRVDREFRRDKKTGNVRTHSAKVLHLTDEGEIVLEEQVREVTKRSEEIIGLTLEDFTRTVVLPQGKFSEFLRLEGRDRREMLERLFNLQKYGDELSSRLATRIRQELDKANILEGQLKSYEECSEELLEEKNKELASLKEQLAQSREELKKAEEDFNHGKEVWELQGELNRQEAQKADLKKAEAEMKESEVKATLGERSLRVKPYLDQYEDTLGKIATTQEQVAQLEKDTAALALKKKEAETQLEQAGTQKDKELPALRLREQNAADAIEEKKKLENLIQEKGSLQENIGRLEKEREEKQGRINKGEEFIAKVNADIQDQEQRAETLTIGQEFKRKINEALLTLSRWEEAGQQVISLGEEVKTIKEQLQEAQDKGLEYSQELDAKTEILQGVTLTLQNLIEACPGDSETLVALQEKLNQVKDQWAKHHEYSAAISQGEKDIQGLLPKLSTAQEKKAQLVQEITELENALKKVERENLAYTLRSALIEGEACPVCGSTHHQLEAVNTFDTLNTEEIQAALRESKDQDQTLYQEIIKTQEQIKTLENTLKEVREKAAAMGEEYKAYDPDAMQKEFEALREGISGYTAQKGHLEAEINRLTQEKNQLAIKLNEQNTLKTEKTAQLESREKNLELAKSKVEAYEQELAALKAELGIQDIKHEHQEITVKEKEKAGLESELKVLRETLKKAQARKECLSTELSALKESLKESLGTLKEKESFIQDKQTAIKAKVGEIENLEAYQKEITEKITRIEQAYTQAETRKNETEKQYNECYIRLQSAHNSRQGLMERSQKDKESLDKVFQEEQIKDSEEAKSHLLDKTEIEKLKRKVKDYQDSLIQLLGAIGNLQTKLGARSLSAEQWEQIQRAREEKDTLFKTLEESKITIETHVKTMKENLIKKKDLLKTQAELERQLGLLRDLEKLFRGKRFVEFVAAHQLKYVSIEAGKRLKEITGGNYGLEVDPNGKFLIRDYKNGGAQRDASTLSGGETFLASLSLALALSAQIQLKGTAPLELFFLDEGFGTLDDNLLEVVMDSLERLHHDRLSVGIISHVESIKNRVPVKLMVTPAQAGMGGSKVAIEVS
- a CDS encoding chlorophyllase/cutinase-like alpha/beta fold protein; translated protein: MKNKLSIFALCAALLMSGCGISTTASGGNAQPDHKVNPTQTVVNLERVHMNSLATSQYPYTVQEFDVGTGTYVSPAGKKMPYHLNGIIGVPEGSGPFPLVLITHGSHSNDNENLRFDTGYRYLVEALAEQGFVAVSMDMSKAYTWKYGDNDDREKSQYLAAEHLKSLMQAEKGEPKGYPVELAGKIDFGKIGLIGHSRGGETIFDIAEDMQNEGTPARALLCIAPTFLFADRTWPDAQVALIIPEYDGDVIGLDGFALYDVLGEKTQGEHLAVYLKGANHNYFNSNIQRNDGGMLASTMDLSDQLAREEQEAFLQAFAADFFYLTLQKEASLLPPDKAQPETMFGRKASVLYRNAQSRVLLAAGDTAGYTTENLQAETKKDAWYFKQDELLVDTITFGEGAQQSRQLLKLGWADAPGVFQLAPSVTDWKEYAALALDLVVDAADEKNRHQEYQRFAVRITDAQGNTARVNLPDQLQTLMRAQGELDFTPVFEEKIYFWSVKTPLASLILPLSSFEGVNLAEVKSLDLLFEDTPAGSLLIESVRLQ
- a CDS encoding threonine/serine exporter family protein, producing the protein MNWTALYASFFATMAFGVLFNVPRKSLLTGGLVGMLGWAIFVTLTVNMKINIITATLFAAFSVATVSQILARRYKMPVTVFSISGIIPLVPGGMAYDTIRQFIENNYTEGVRLGTITLLIAGSIAFGLIFSGVITETFSRKRVYPKPNLPGR
- a CDS encoding threonine/serine exporter family protein, yielding MNSTIGEIMEVCLLAGKIMLQSGAEIYRIEDTMNRIARTCAVPEAHSYVTPTGIFLSLQGQERDQEQTKFLRIYERQIDLNKIVSVNEISRKLSEKELTIQQAYDALLTIEKSGFLYPFWLQLIAAALASGFFSLAFGGTIIDFLPSVAAGGLGFLLYAKSNRRIAVKFFSEIFAAFTIGFIAYFFYYLGIDIQIDKVIIGSVMPLVPGVIITNAVRDLMAGDLVAGLARGTEAFLTAFAIGTGVAVVLAVLM
- the argC gene encoding N-acetyl-gamma-glutamyl-phosphate reductase is translated as MKVGIIGATGYTGQELARLLQNHPEIELAYLGSSSNSGAVYEEMFPQFSGLRSSQGMGSGLGTGKLDNEQVPDLDVLFCALPHGLTADRTAQWLNRGIKVIDLGADFRLKDATVYENWYKVKHPAKELIPGAVYGLPELYRDKIVGKALIANPGCYPTATLLALAPLLQKGLLQKDGLIIDAKSGVSGAGRGVTLGNHFSEVNENFKAYGVASHRHTPEIEQQLTEAAGSELLVNFTPHLVPMTRGILATIYAQVTPGVTEADLKVCWQEQYEGEEFVHILPEGIWPQTKFASGSNHSFLQLKVDSRTGRAILISSLDNLVKGASGQAIQNMNLICGLPENMGLKMRGLWP
- the argJ gene encoding bifunctional glutamate N-acetyltransferase/amino-acid acetyltransferase ArgJ, translating into MDKTTQSTESICESQPKWSWIQGGIAAPQGFRAAGVKAGVKYPNKYDVALVYSEAPAQAAGVFTRNKVKAHPLLLTKKHLENGVAQAMVANSGNANACVGKPGDEAAWAMAVKTAEVLGIAAEDVLVASTGVIGAELPVERVTKGIGAASLEISKKISPEEALQNSHQAALAIMTTDTVVKEAACELLTENGKVRLGAMAKGSGMIHPNMGTMLGFITTDATIPAPDLQELLSEAVEESFNMVTVDGDTSTNDMVLVLANGKSGITLNSGEWAEFRRMFLAVCKKLAQDIARDGEGATKFLEVQAFGAATVEDARKIAKSICGSSLVKTALYGEDANWGRILAAAGYSGAEFDPDQVEIYLGHVLVAKEGQGVNFSEEEAKEVLIKKDVTIKLLLQEGQAQATAWGCDLTHDYVTINGDYRT